A window from Pseudomonas sp. Tri1 encodes these proteins:
- the groL gene encoding chaperonin GroEL (60 kDa chaperone family; promotes refolding of misfolded polypeptides especially under stressful conditions; forms two stacked rings of heptamers to form a barrel-shaped 14mer; ends can be capped by GroES; misfolded proteins enter the barrel where they are refolded when GroES binds) encodes MAAKEVKFGDSARKKMLAGVNVLADAVKATLGPKGRNVIIEKSFGAPTITKDGVSVAKEIELKDRFENMGAQLVKDVASRANDDAGDGTTTATVLAQSIVNEGLKAVAAGMNPMDLKRGIDKATIAIVKELKGLSKPCADTKAIAQVGTISANSDSSIGDIIAEAMEKVGKEGVITVEEGSGLENELSVVEGMQFDRGYLSPYFVNKPDTMTAELDGPLILLVDKKISNIREMLPVLEAVAKAGRPLLIVAEDVEGEALATLVVNNMRGIVKVAAVKAPGFGDRRKAMLQDIAVLTGGTVISEEIGLSLESTTLEHLGNAKRVILSKENTTVIDGAGVEADIQARVTQIRAQVAETSSDYDREKLQERLAKLSGGVAVIKVGAGSEVEMKEKKARVEDALHATRAAVEEGVVPGGGVALVRALQAISELKGDNDDQNVGIQLLRRAVEAPLRQIVANSGDEPSVVVDKVKQGSGNYGYNAATGEYGDMIEMGILDPAKVTRSALQAASSIASLMITTEAMIAEIKEDAPAGGGMPDMGGMGGMGGMM; translated from the coding sequence ATGGCTGCTAAAGAAGTTAAATTCGGCGATTCCGCCCGCAAGAAAATGCTCGCCGGTGTCAACGTCCTGGCTGACGCAGTAAAAGCGACCCTGGGCCCGAAAGGCCGTAACGTGATCATCGAGAAGAGCTTCGGCGCTCCGACCATCACCAAGGACGGCGTTTCCGTAGCCAAAGAAATCGAGCTCAAAGACCGCTTCGAAAACATGGGCGCGCAACTGGTCAAAGACGTTGCCTCCCGTGCCAACGACGACGCTGGCGACGGCACCACCACTGCTACCGTCCTGGCTCAATCGATCGTCAACGAAGGCCTCAAAGCCGTCGCTGCCGGCATGAACCCGATGGACCTCAAGCGCGGCATCGACAAGGCGACCATCGCCATCGTCAAGGAACTCAAAGGTCTGTCCAAGCCTTGCGCTGACACCAAGGCAATCGCTCAGGTCGGCACCATTTCGGCCAACTCCGACAGCTCCATCGGCGACATCATTGCCGAAGCCATGGAAAAAGTTGGTAAAGAAGGCGTGATCACCGTTGAAGAAGGCTCGGGCCTGGAAAACGAACTGTCGGTTGTAGAAGGCATGCAGTTCGACCGTGGCTACCTGTCCCCGTACTTCGTCAACAAGCCAGACACCATGACCGCCGAGCTCGACGGCCCGCTGATCCTGCTGGTCGACAAAAAGATCTCGAACATCCGCGAAATGCTGCCAGTGCTGGAAGCCGTTGCCAAAGCCGGCCGCCCACTGCTGATCGTGGCCGAAGACGTTGAAGGCGAAGCCCTGGCGACCCTGGTTGTGAACAACATGCGCGGCATCGTTAAAGTCGCAGCCGTCAAGGCTCCTGGCTTCGGCGACCGTCGCAAGGCCATGCTGCAGGACATCGCCGTACTGACCGGCGGTACCGTTATCTCCGAAGAGATCGGCCTGAGCCTGGAAAGCACCACCCTGGAGCACCTGGGTAACGCCAAGCGCGTGATCCTGTCCAAGGAAAACACCACCGTGATCGACGGTGCTGGCGTCGAGGCTGATATCCAGGCTCGCGTTACTCAGATCCGCGCCCAAGTGGCCGAGACTTCGTCCGACTACGACCGTGAAAAACTGCAAGAGCGCCTGGCCAAGCTGTCCGGCGGCGTTGCAGTGATCAAGGTTGGCGCCGGTTCCGAAGTTGAAATGAAAGAGAAGAAAGCCCGCGTTGAAGACGCCCTGCACGCTACCCGCGCAGCCGTCGAAGAAGGCGTGGTGCCTGGCGGCGGCGTGGCACTGGTTCGTGCCCTGCAAGCCATCAGCGAACTCAAAGGCGACAACGATGACCAGAACGTCGGCATCCAGTTGCTGCGTCGCGCTGTAGAAGCCCCTCTGCGCCAGATCGTTGCCAACTCCGGCGACGAGCCAAGCGTTGTGGTCGACAAGGTCAAGCAGGGTTCGGGTAACTACGGTTACAACGCTGCTACCGGCGAATACGGCGACATGATCGAAATGGGTATCCTGGACCCAGCCAAAGTGACTCGTTCGGCCCTGCAAGCGGCTTCGTCGATTGCTAGCCTGATGATCACCACCGAGGCGATGATCGCTGAAATCAAGGAAGACGCTCCAGCTGGCGGCGGCATGCCAGACATGGGCGGCATGGGTGGCATGGGCGGCATGATGTAA
- a CDS encoding co-chaperone GroES has product MKLRPLHDRVVVRRSEEEKKTAGGIVLPGSAAEKPNQGEVLAVGPGKALENGEVRALSVKVGDKVVFGPYSGSNTVKVDGEDLLVIGESEILAVVEG; this is encoded by the coding sequence ATGAAGCTTCGTCCTCTGCATGACCGCGTCGTCGTCCGTCGCAGCGAAGAAGAAAAGAAAACCGCTGGCGGTATCGTCCTGCCAGGTTCGGCTGCTGAGAAGCCAAACCAGGGTGAAGTCCTCGCTGTAGGCCCAGGCAAAGCACTGGAAAACGGTGAAGTACGTGCGCTGTCCGTGAAAGTGGGTGACAAGGTTGTTTTCGGCCCTTACTCCGGTAGCAACACTGTGAAAGTTGATGGCGAAGACCTGCTGGTTATCGGCGAGAGCGAAATCCTCGCTGTTGTCGAAGGCTGA
- a CDS encoding SDR family oxidoreductase — translation MQLTDKVIIITGGCQGLGRSMAEYFAGKGAKLALVDLNQEKLDQTVAACTAKGVEARAYLCNVANEEQVSDMVARVAEDFGAIHGLVNNAGILRDGLLLKVKDGEMTKMSLAQWQAVIDVNLTGVFLCTREVAAKMVELNNSGVIINISSISRAGNVGQTNYSAAKAGVAAATVTWAKELARYGIRVAGIAPGFIETEMTLGMKPEALEKMTSGIPLKRMGKPEEIAHSAAYIFENDYYTGRILEMDGGLRI, via the coding sequence ATGCAACTCACCGACAAAGTAATCATTATCACCGGCGGTTGCCAGGGTTTGGGGCGCTCCATGGCCGAGTATTTTGCCGGCAAAGGCGCCAAGCTGGCCTTGGTGGATCTCAACCAGGAAAAACTCGATCAAACGGTTGCTGCGTGCACGGCCAAGGGCGTCGAGGCCCGGGCATACCTGTGCAACGTGGCCAACGAAGAGCAGGTGAGCGACATGGTCGCCCGGGTCGCCGAGGACTTTGGCGCGATCCATGGGCTGGTCAACAATGCCGGGATCCTGCGCGACGGCCTGCTGCTCAAGGTCAAGGATGGCGAAATGACCAAGATGAGCCTGGCCCAGTGGCAGGCGGTGATCGACGTCAACCTTACCGGGGTGTTCCTGTGCACCCGTGAAGTGGCGGCGAAAATGGTCGAGCTGAACAATAGCGGCGTGATCATCAACATTTCGTCGATCTCCCGCGCCGGCAATGTCGGCCAGACCAACTACTCGGCCGCCAAGGCCGGCGTGGCCGCTGCCACCGTCACCTGGGCCAAGGAACTGGCACGCTATGGCATCCGTGTCGCCGGCATCGCCCCGGGCTTCATCGAAACCGAGATGACCCTGGGCATGAAACCCGAGGCCCTGGAAAAAATGACTTCGGGGATTCCGCTCAAGCGCATGGGCAAGCCGGAGGAGATTGCTCACTCGGCGGCGTATATCTTCGAGAACGACTATTACACCGGTCGGATCTTGGAGATGGATGGCGGGTTGCGGATCTAA
- a CDS encoding FxsA family protein gives MRPFLLLFLLFPVLELFVFVKVSGAIGFFPALLLVILGSMLGVFVLRIAGLATALRARESLNRGELPAQTMLEGLMLALGGGLLILPGFISDVLGLVMLLPFTRRMLANKMRQRAEEQAMRQRAFADDLQPRGGPAPREPLGREPNVIEGEFEHRDPR, from the coding sequence ATGCGCCCTTTTTTGTTGCTCTTTCTGCTGTTCCCGGTGTTGGAGCTGTTCGTATTCGTCAAGGTCAGCGGTGCGATCGGGTTTTTCCCGGCGCTGTTGCTGGTCATTCTCGGCTCGATGCTCGGCGTGTTCGTGCTGCGTATCGCCGGCCTCGCCACGGCATTGCGTGCCCGTGAAAGCTTGAACCGAGGCGAGCTGCCTGCCCAGACCATGCTTGAAGGCCTGATGCTAGCCCTGGGTGGCGGTCTGTTGATCCTGCCTGGCTTCATCAGCGACGTGCTGGGCCTGGTCATGCTGTTGCCATTCACCCGTCGGATGCTGGCCAATAAAATGCGCCAGCGCGCCGAAGAGCAGGCGATGCGCCAGCGGGCCTTTGCCGACGACCTGCAGCCCCGTGGCGGGCCAGCTCCGCGCGAACCTCTGGGCCGCGAGCCCAACGTGATCGAAGGCGAATTCGAACACCGCGACCCTCGGTAA
- a CDS encoding HugZ family protein: MSVEAAKHARELLLKEYRGMLSTHSKSMPGFPFGSVVPYCLDAQGRPLILISRIAQHTHNLQKDPKCSMLVGERGAEDVQAVGRLTYLAEARKLNDSAAIDAAAERYYRYFPDSQNYHKAHDFDFWVLDPVRHRYIGGFGAIHWIDQITLANPFAGKAEASMVEHMNADHAKAIAHYVELAGLPKTEAAQLVGIDSEGMHLRIGQGLHWLAFQETCNTPTQVREALVYLAHAEQWPKNTVADA, encoded by the coding sequence TTGAGCGTTGAAGCTGCCAAGCATGCCCGAGAATTACTGCTCAAGGAATACCGTGGAATGCTCTCCACCCATTCCAAGTCCATGCCCGGGTTCCCGTTCGGTTCCGTAGTGCCATATTGCTTGGACGCCCAGGGCCGGCCTTTGATCCTGATCAGCCGCATTGCCCAGCACACCCACAATCTGCAAAAAGACCCCAAGTGCTCGATGTTGGTGGGTGAGCGGGGCGCTGAAGACGTGCAGGCCGTCGGGCGCCTGACCTATTTGGCCGAGGCCCGGAAACTGAACGACAGCGCCGCCATCGACGCTGCCGCTGAGCGTTACTACCGCTATTTCCCTGATTCGCAGAACTATCACAAGGCCCATGATTTCGATTTCTGGGTGCTCGATCCGGTGCGCCATCGTTACATCGGCGGCTTCGGCGCCATTCACTGGATCGACCAGATCACCCTGGCCAACCCCTTCGCTGGCAAGGCCGAGGCGAGCATGGTCGAGCACATGAACGCCGATCATGCCAAGGCCATCGCCCATTACGTGGAGTTGGCCGGGCTGCCGAAAACCGAAGCGGCGCAACTGGTGGGCATCGACAGTGAAGGCATGCACCTGCGCATCGGCCAGGGCCTGCATTGGCTGGCGTTTCAAGAGACTTGCAACACGCCGACACAAGTTCGCGAAGCCTTGGTTTATCTGGCTCACGCCGAGCAATGGCCGAAAAATACAGTGGCCGACGCTTGA
- the apbC gene encoding iron-sulfur cluster carrier protein ApbC, with protein MSAVNRAAVEAVLRQYTDPYLNQDPVSAGCVRAIDIQGERVSVQLEIGYAADLFKNGWAQMLQMAIESLDGVASAKVEVTSVIAAHKAQAQVPGLANVKNVIAVASGKGGVGKSTTAANLALALAREGAKVGILDADIYGPSQGIMFGVAEGTRPQVKDQKWFVPIQSHGVEVMSMAFLTDDNTPMVWRGPMVSGALLQLVTQTAWGDLDYLVIDMPPGTGDIQLTLAQKVPVAGAVIVTTPQDLALLDARKGVEMFRKVNIPVLGVVENMAVHICSNCGHAEHLFGEGGGEKLASQYGVELLASLPLSMLIREQADGGKPTVIAEPDSQIAMVYQELARHVGARIVLQEAASPAMPNITVSDD; from the coding sequence ATGAGCGCCGTCAATCGCGCAGCGGTGGAAGCCGTCCTTCGCCAGTACACCGACCCTTATCTGAACCAGGACCCGGTCAGCGCCGGATGCGTGCGCGCCATCGACATCCAGGGCGAGCGTGTCAGCGTCCAGCTGGAGATCGGCTACGCCGCCGATCTGTTCAAGAACGGTTGGGCGCAGATGCTGCAAATGGCGATCGAGTCCCTGGACGGTGTCGCCAGCGCCAAGGTTGAAGTCACCAGCGTGATTGCGGCCCACAAGGCCCAGGCGCAGGTACCGGGGCTGGCGAATGTGAAGAATGTCATCGCCGTGGCCTCGGGCAAGGGCGGCGTGGGCAAGTCCACTACCGCCGCCAACCTGGCCCTGGCCCTGGCCCGTGAAGGGGCGAAGGTCGGGATTCTCGACGCGGACATCTACGGTCCGAGCCAGGGCATCATGTTCGGCGTGGCCGAGGGCACCCGGCCGCAGGTCAAGGACCAGAAGTGGTTCGTGCCGATCCAGTCCCATGGTGTGGAAGTCATGTCCATGGCCTTCCTGACCGATGACAACACGCCGATGGTCTGGCGCGGGCCGATGGTCTCCGGTGCCCTGCTGCAACTGGTGACGCAAACCGCCTGGGGCGACCTGGATTACCTGGTAATCGACATGCCGCCAGGCACTGGCGATATCCAGCTGACCCTGGCGCAAAAAGTCCCGGTGGCCGGTGCGGTGATCGTCACCACGCCTCAGGACCTGGCCTTGTTGGACGCGCGCAAGGGCGTCGAGATGTTCCGCAAGGTCAACATCCCGGTGCTGGGCGTGGTGGAAAACATGGCCGTACACATTTGCTCGAACTGCGGGCATGCCGAGCATCTGTTTGGCGAAGGGGGCGGGGAGAAACTGGCGAGCCAGTACGGCGTCGAACTGCTGGCCTCGCTGCCGTTGTCGATGTTGATCCGCGAACAGGCCGACGGCGGCAAACCAACGGTCATCGCCGAGCCGGACAGCCAGATCGCCATGGTCTATCAGGAACTGGCCCGCCATGTGGGCGCACGGATCGTGTTGCAAGAGGCAGCATCACCGGCGATGCCGAATATCACTGTCAGCGACGATTGA
- a CDS encoding phosphatase PAP2 family protein: MPSSVIRPTPRPLNFWLCLAIPAVAAITLVLLEWTDLDMYLARLFYDPAASGFIGRHSYFLENILHDRAKQVVIAFSVLAILGFISSFFITGLKPFKRELGCLVLSLALATSFVTPMKAVTAVQCPWSLKEFGGKETYSELLSPRPATDKPGRCWPGGHAATGFTLFALFFVLRDRRPRLARLAFISALTLGTVFSVGRMMQGAHFFSHNVWTAVFCWLICLGCYYYVLYRPAFTAERMAVTHPVNA, from the coding sequence ATGCCATCAAGCGTTATACGCCCCACTCCCCGCCCGCTGAACTTCTGGTTGTGCCTCGCCATTCCCGCCGTTGCGGCAATCACCCTGGTTTTGTTGGAGTGGACCGACCTGGACATGTATTTGGCCCGATTGTTCTATGACCCGGCCGCCAGCGGCTTTATCGGGCGCCACAGCTACTTTCTGGAAAACATCCTCCATGACCGGGCAAAACAAGTCGTCATCGCCTTTTCGGTGCTGGCGATCCTGGGGTTCATCAGCTCGTTTTTCATCACCGGCCTCAAACCGTTCAAACGCGAACTGGGTTGCCTGGTGCTGTCCCTGGCCCTGGCGACATCCTTCGTCACGCCGATGAAAGCGGTGACGGCGGTGCAATGCCCCTGGAGTTTGAAAGAGTTCGGCGGCAAGGAAACCTACAGTGAGTTGCTGAGCCCGCGTCCGGCCACCGACAAACCCGGTCGTTGCTGGCCTGGTGGTCACGCCGCCACCGGCTTCACGCTGTTTGCGCTGTTCTTCGTGTTGCGCGACCGTCGCCCGCGCCTGGCCCGCCTGGCCTTCATATCGGCCCTCACCTTGGGAACGGTCTTCTCCGTGGGGCGGATGATGCAAGGGGCACATTTCTTTTCCCACAACGTGTGGACCGCGGTGTTCTGTTGGCTGATTTGCCTGGGGTGTTATTACTACGTGCTGTACCGGCCGGCTTTTACAGCTGAGCGTATGGCCGTCACCCACCCCGTCAATGCCTGA
- the metG gene encoding methionine--tRNA ligase translates to MSEPRKILVTSALPYANGSIHLGHMLEYIQTDMWVRFQKHRGNQCIYVCADDAHGSAIMLRAEKEGITPEQLIANVQAEHSADFAEFLVDFDNFHSTHAEENRELSSQIYLKLRDAGHIATRSITQYFDPEKKMFLADRFIKGTCPKCGTEDQYGDNCEKCGATYAPTDLKDPKSAISGATPVLKDSQHFFFKLPDFQQMLQTWTRSGTLQDAVANKIAEWLDAGLQQWDISRDAPYFGFEIPDEPGKYFYVWLDAPIGYMASFKNLCNRTPELDFDAFWGKDSTAELYHFIGKDIVNFHALFWPAMLEGAGFRKPTGINVHGYLTVNGQKMSKSRGTFIKARTYLDHLSPEYLRYYYAAKLSRGVDDLDLNLEDFVQKVNSDLVGKVVNIASRCAGFIHKGNAGVLVAGNAAPELTDAFLAAAPSIAEAYETRDFARAMREIMALADRANAWIADKAPWSLNKQEGKQDEVQAICALGINLFRQLVIFLKPVLPLLAADAEAFLNVAPLTWNDHQTLLSNHQLNEFKPLMTRIDATKVQAMSDASKEDLAASQTDTGAPAGNGELAKDPLSPEIDFDAFAAVDLRVALIVKAEAVEGADKLLRLTLDIGDEQRNVFSGIKSAYPDPAKLEGRLTMMIANLKPRKMRFGISEGMVMAAGPGGEEIYLLSPDSGAKPGQRIK, encoded by the coding sequence ATGTCCGAGCCACGCAAGATCCTCGTCACCAGCGCCCTGCCCTATGCCAATGGTTCGATTCACCTCGGCCATATGCTGGAATACATCCAGACCGATATGTGGGTGCGCTTCCAGAAGCATCGCGGCAACCAATGCATTTATGTCTGCGCCGACGACGCCCACGGTTCGGCCATCATGCTGCGCGCGGAAAAGGAAGGCATCACCCCGGAACAACTGATCGCCAACGTCCAGGCTGAACACAGCGCCGACTTTGCCGAGTTCCTGGTGGACTTCGACAACTTCCACTCTACCCACGCCGAAGAAAACCGTGAGCTGTCGAGCCAGATCTACCTGAAGCTGCGTGACGCCGGACACATCGCGACCCGTTCGATCACCCAGTATTTCGACCCGGAAAAGAAAATGTTCCTGGCCGACCGTTTCATCAAGGGCACCTGCCCGAAATGCGGGACCGAGGACCAGTACGGCGACAACTGCGAAAAATGCGGCGCCACCTACGCACCGACCGACCTGAAAGACCCGAAATCGGCGATTTCCGGGGCCACTCCAGTGCTCAAGGATTCCCAGCACTTCTTCTTCAAGCTGCCGGATTTCCAGCAAATGCTGCAAACCTGGACCCGCAGCGGCACCCTGCAGGACGCCGTGGCCAACAAGATCGCCGAATGGCTCGACGCCGGCCTGCAACAGTGGGACATCTCCCGCGATGCGCCGTACTTCGGCTTCGAGATCCCCGACGAACCGGGCAAGTATTTCTACGTGTGGCTGGATGCGCCCATCGGCTACATGGCCAGCTTCAAGAACCTTTGCAACCGCACGCCGGAGCTGGACTTCGACGCGTTCTGGGGCAAGGACTCCACCGCCGAGCTGTACCACTTCATCGGCAAGGACATCGTCAACTTCCACGCGCTGTTCTGGCCCGCCATGCTTGAAGGCGCCGGTTTCCGTAAACCGACCGGCATCAACGTCCATGGCTACCTGACCGTCAACGGCCAGAAGATGTCCAAGTCCCGCGGCACTTTCATCAAGGCCCGGACCTACCTGGACCACCTGTCGCCGGAGTACCTGCGCTACTACTACGCAGCCAAGCTCAGCCGCGGCGTCGACGACCTGGACCTGAACCTCGAAGACTTTGTGCAGAAGGTCAACTCCGACCTGGTGGGCAAGGTGGTCAACATCGCCAGCCGTTGCGCCGGTTTTATCCACAAGGGCAACGCCGGTGTCCTGGTCGCCGGCAACGCCGCGCCAGAGCTGACCGACGCCTTCCTGGCCGCTGCTCCCAGCATCGCCGAAGCCTATGAAACCCGCGACTTTGCCCGCGCCATGCGCGAAATCATGGCCCTGGCCGACCGCGCCAATGCCTGGATCGCCGACAAGGCCCCTTGGTCGTTGAACAAACAGGAAGGCAAGCAGGATGAAGTCCAGGCGATCTGCGCCCTGGGCATCAACCTGTTCCGCCAGTTGGTGATTTTCCTCAAGCCGGTGCTGCCGCTGCTGGCTGCCGATGCCGAGGCGTTCCTCAACGTCGCGCCGCTGACCTGGAACGATCACCAGACGTTGCTGAGCAACCATCAGCTGAACGAGTTCAAGCCGTTGATGACCCGTATCGACGCCACCAAGGTGCAAGCCATGAGCGACGCCTCCAAGGAAGACCTGGCCGCCAGCCAGACCGACACCGGCGCGCCGGCCGGTAACGGCGAACTGGCCAAGGACCCGCTGTCGCCGGAAATCGACTTCGACGCCTTCGCCGCCGTTGACCTGCGCGTGGCATTGATCGTCAAGGCTGAAGCCGTGGAAGGTGCCGACAAACTGCTGCGCCTGACCCTGGACATTGGCGACGAGCAACGCAACGTGTTCTCCGGCATCAAGAGCGCTTACCCGGACCCAGCCAAGCTCGAAGGCCGGCTGACGATGATGATCGCCAACCTCAAGCCACGCAAAATGCGCTTCGGCATCTCTGAAGGCATGGTGATGGCAGCGGGCCCTGGCGGCGAGGAAATCTACCTGCTGAGCCCCGACAGCGGCGCCAAGCCAGGTCAGCGGATCAAGTAA
- the colR gene encoding two-component system response regulator ColR: MRILLVEDNRDILANLADYLGLKGYTVDCAQDGLSGLHLAATEHYDLIVLDIMLPGIDGYTLCKRLREDARLDTPVIMLTARDQLDDRLQGFKSGADDYLIKPFALSELAARIEAVMRRAQGGGRRALQVGDLSYDLDTLEVTREGKLLKLNPVGLKLLAVLMQKSPHVLRREILEEALWGDDCPDSDSLRSHVHQLRQVIDKPFDKPLLHTVHGVGYRLAEGRDGV; the protein is encoded by the coding sequence ATGCGAATTCTATTGGTTGAAGACAACCGCGACATCCTGGCCAATCTGGCCGATTACCTGGGGCTCAAGGGCTATACCGTCGATTGCGCCCAGGATGGTTTGTCGGGGTTGCACCTGGCCGCTACCGAACACTACGACCTGATCGTGCTCGACATCATGCTGCCGGGCATCGACGGCTACACCCTGTGCAAGCGCCTGCGCGAAGACGCCCGGCTCGATACGCCGGTGATCATGCTCACCGCCCGGGATCAGTTGGACGATCGTCTGCAGGGCTTCAAGTCCGGGGCCGATGATTATCTGATCAAACCCTTTGCGTTGTCGGAATTGGCGGCGCGGATCGAAGCCGTCATGCGTCGGGCCCAAGGTGGTGGCCGGCGGGCCTTGCAGGTTGGCGACCTGAGTTACGACCTCGACACCCTGGAGGTGACCCGTGAAGGCAAGCTGCTCAAGCTCAACCCCGTAGGCCTGAAGCTGCTGGCGGTATTGATGCAGAAAAGCCCCCACGTGTTGCGCCGGGAAATCCTTGAAGAAGCGTTGTGGGGCGACGATTGCCCGGACAGCGACAGCCTGCGCAGCCACGTCCATCAACTGCGTCAGGTGATCGACAAACCGTTCGACAAGCCGTTGTTGCATACCGTGCACGGCGTGGGTTATCGCCTGGCCGAGGGCCGTGATGGAGTTTAA
- a CDS encoding LTA synthase family protein yields the protein MDFIKAAPMRFLLLITSVWLVVFLLTRTVLLLTHLNEAGGVAFSVFGTGLLYDLGFLAYAILPMGLYLLLCPPALWHRRGHRWFLRALLTVSVFIMLFTAVAEWLFWDEFGVRFNFIAVDYLVYSDEVLNNVLESYPIGTLLTILAVLAAGSSLALGKPFNAALAAPLPPLRGRLFSALGLLAITGLSLQLLSQDAPRAQGGNAYRNELASNGPYQFFAAFRNNELDYGQFYSSLAPATVAQQIRAELSEPNTRFIGEDPQDIRRMIDNPGTARKPNIVLVTIESLSAKYLGSNGDQRNLTPNLDALRQQSLYFNNFYATGTRTDRGLEAITLAIPPTPGRSIVKRIGRESGFASLGQQLNAVGYDSVFVYGGRGYFDNMNAFFSGNGYRVVDQSSVDESDIHFKNAWGMADEDLYTQTLKLADANYARQQPFLLQLMTTSNHRPYTYPDNRIDIKSGNGRDGAVKYTDYAIGQFLEQARQKPWFDNTIFVFVADHTAGSAGKEDLPISNYQIPLFIYAPKLIEPRESGQLASQIDLAPTLLGLLNMDYQSTFFGRNLLQENPLPPRVVVGNYQHLGLFDGKDLAILSPRQGLRRHDDALTESRESRANSEDPLVSRAITYYQTASYGFKQQLLGWRTPKEGVEQVSER from the coding sequence ATGGACTTTATCAAAGCAGCGCCCATGCGCTTTCTGCTGTTGATCACCAGCGTCTGGCTGGTGGTATTTCTCCTGACCCGAACCGTTCTGCTGCTCACTCACCTGAATGAGGCTGGCGGCGTCGCATTTTCCGTGTTTGGCACCGGCCTGCTGTATGACCTGGGGTTTCTCGCCTACGCAATCTTGCCGATGGGGCTGTATTTGCTGCTTTGCCCTCCGGCGCTATGGCATCGGCGCGGTCACCGCTGGTTTCTTCGGGCGCTGCTGACAGTCAGCGTGTTCATCATGTTGTTCACCGCCGTCGCCGAATGGCTGTTCTGGGATGAATTCGGCGTGCGTTTCAACTTTATCGCTGTCGACTATCTGGTCTATTCCGATGAAGTGCTGAACAACGTGCTGGAGTCATACCCAATCGGCACCCTGCTGACGATTCTCGCGGTACTGGCCGCGGGCTCGAGCCTGGCTTTGGGCAAACCATTCAATGCCGCGCTGGCCGCGCCATTGCCTCCCTTGCGCGGACGCCTGTTCAGTGCATTAGGCCTGCTGGCTATCACAGGCCTGAGCTTACAATTGCTCAGTCAGGATGCGCCACGCGCTCAGGGCGGCAATGCCTATCGGAACGAACTGGCGAGCAACGGCCCGTATCAGTTCTTTGCGGCGTTTCGCAATAACGAGCTGGACTATGGGCAGTTCTACAGCAGCCTGGCCCCAGCGACCGTTGCCCAGCAGATACGTGCCGAATTGAGCGAGCCCAATACGCGCTTCATCGGCGAGGATCCGCAAGATATCCGCCGAATGATCGACAACCCCGGCACCGCTCGTAAACCGAACATCGTGCTGGTGACCATCGAAAGCCTCAGCGCCAAATACCTGGGCAGCAATGGTGACCAACGCAACTTGACGCCCAACCTGGACGCCTTGCGCCAACAGAGCCTGTATTTCAATAATTTCTACGCCACAGGCACCCGCACCGACCGAGGCCTGGAAGCCATCACCCTGGCTATTCCACCGACCCCAGGACGCTCGATCGTCAAGCGCATTGGCCGAGAAAGCGGCTTCGCCAGCCTTGGCCAGCAATTGAACGCAGTCGGCTACGACAGCGTATTCGTGTATGGCGGGCGCGGTTACTTCGATAACATGAACGCGTTTTTCAGCGGCAATGGCTATCGGGTCGTCGATCAAAGCAGCGTCGATGAATCCGACATCCACTTCAAGAATGCATGGGGCATGGCCGACGAGGATCTGTACACACAGACGTTGAAACTGGCCGATGCCAATTACGCCAGGCAGCAGCCATTTCTATTGCAGTTGATGACCACGTCCAACCACCGTCCCTACACCTATCCGGACAATCGGATCGACATCAAGTCCGGCAACGGTCGTGATGGGGCAGTCAAATACACCGATTACGCCATTGGTCAGTTTCTGGAGCAGGCACGGCAAAAACCGTGGTTCGATAACACGATCTTCGTTTTCGTGGCCGACCACACCGCCGGCAGCGCCGGTAAGGAAGACCTGCCGATCAGCAATTATCAGATCCCTCTGTTCATCTACGCACCGAAGCTGATCGAGCCGCGGGAAAGCGGCCAACTGGCCAGCCAGATCGATCTCGCCCCAACCTTGCTCGGTTTGCTGAACATGGATTACCAGTCGACGTTCTTCGGTCGCAACCTGCTACAGGAAAACCCGTTGCCGCCTCGCGTCGTCGTAGGCAATTATCAGCATCTGGGTCTGTTCGACGGCAAGGATCTGGCAATCCTCAGTCCACGCCAGGGCCTGCGACGGCACGACGATGCGCTGACCGAAAGTCGCGAATCCCGGGCGAACAGCGAAGACCCTCTGGTCAGCCGCGCCATCACGTATTACCAAACCGCCAGTTATGGCTTCAAGCAACAGCTGCTTGGCTGGAGAACACCCAAGGAGGGTGTCGAGCAAGTCAGCGAACGTTAA